A stretch of the Drosophila sulfurigaster albostrigata strain 15112-1811.04 chromosome 2L, ASM2355843v2, whole genome shotgun sequence genome encodes the following:
- the LOC133850839 gene encoding uncharacterized protein LOC133850839 isoform X4: MHCVVQFPRLLEFSTDSPTDTCVSIDQHELNRYVQTDKVLNVRINLRCTSSKNINRRRHIFIHSFHPNIIFEVPIIVVSVLTEASICEHMVLPSTVPKNKSYYETIIYNPTKEPISIKYRNSYKGLKLNYLNNYTVQAEDYVKLLITFEPKKLQDYKGFFNIKFGMSPPRLVIFEYTPRSMGVYMNKGYVHFGRSKFNEESSRTIIVCNESPHAVKMKHQFHVELDDQAEANSMSRFSNNMFEEAISMHSILMYDFDDENQAQTIVYNDDAAKHFHLEVPDVIEAFSSHEIALTFRPFYDEEKPFPDDQDPPYFQRTRINFCFTDSYDCMQTHYVLTDGEISGIEIEMFPKTIDFRKIYLGEEHCAYIKVLNVDDVNAKVKYKDCLEPELCGLRMTPAEGFVLEPCNRGVFHLSLFVIAPARFNITLRFKVENGMYYHVSIKGTGQNVQLRTFPQLVEFGTVPFAVPQKRFMLLMNPLAVPITLQVHATEDGEEQPLIFNIRDSSKILPITVRDPIKELQRAHEDILEDVDLTLDARLSSIENDLLSEKSYVVNESEYSSEFEEEVMEPVPAMASRLLKDLKKQKVFDKSETDKRVIQEALQNLLETNYFSIFQKHNNFIFMDWNGIPSDPNEVYCDNEIIYLRPNTGRSITILIIPNRVGYFHRSLTVRICPTMPPGDSESSEDHQKTLIKSEYLCSKLWFEYNCSTPEIEWYNIVNLTELTIYAGEEYNFNMLFSNVSSVGGFLHFDVIPNEMSFRDGTWKFYIGSKSQVIAKCVVVFRIVGHNKLSGLLKIVGDPHPYPFHLYGNVLPTEVRITPMFVHRRVHVYEKNKVHFYIDNFSPTNTKLSMKLKDDRFQSLTVRGGMLAPTGQSMYTTMDSMFTDPDLYHNILYIDLQFDHVMEVPITFLVEGVPFYFDRNMEEGFDAGLLFTDLKEDFYAHKYKYKFKLKVFNRGLLTYRAAISRLKTYNPKVKSSACTNQPLTARFEIIPKLLEMQPNSEAEIEILISSYEEGEFFSDFLWDITEVTHPQRKNVIKNTYKATFVECDVSWDRKQLAFNYKPSQPLKERSHIETADLINYTNLAVDNVELEAQGPFRIKELFEHNFEKQIKVSLNSLERKEILVILNKAALKQLYCRQIEGRINVLAVNKMQKPLLLRLSVQVPEVNILQPELVLFDRGQPFDDCVEIINHGCSSANFKWKRIEVSENFVGDDDPADLVADVLSQILLTLEYNFTCEEESNMTLRYQQCRCQLQKETQTGHLILDIIDEIISEIDLTNRRFIVRMDEVDALLDNSDIYSSSSFVRQTIDEILDHLNIESSQELSLASSEYCFSDRFIYFYEKCGLVPKLQHQSCLLHLPHIRRGHEVKSLFQLDIVGGRSQYFSVTLVNLAQKIKFHKDNIYLNIKPWYESFSSIIRISNVTKYPLQLLVMPMLPESKEKILTDGYAKLMQDEELELEPLGADKIKINGILGLNENFLRSFGVLINNSANSYFRLRGQGVLPILNITTVLPKVEQSSSEILEEYSFMRKIYNYETFKSITEVDGDIMGLRGEEDDQEDSFTIDFSHLSESDEDMSAAQRRHHDYRLFQMVKTYVLVNNNQELPNATVLNQMLVTERYLHRLRINPELYDIHQKVYNKYISLHKTQAYKASNVKHFTVQPLPCEQLAYVLDLGPLTLNTLRRFELRLHFFGPGKLIASARTAVKVPGLYVDFHVENQPDKQFTYWAEKCNAPEFFDKGYRNMWERLLDASKSPRLNHAHSFDFDKLTRHQRVLTDRDRRMIEEYYNSLNPSVYPDQKHHFILAKVFTAYHSNFSGVEIKLVGLFKPESKYYERDQRIVDYIYIDLHMGPTLPILLRGVISA; the protein is encoded by the exons ATGCACTG TGTGGTGCAGTTCCCACGACTTCTAGAATTCAGCACGGACAGTCCAACAGACACATGTGTGTCCATTGATCAACACGAACTTAATCGTTATGTACAGACAGACAAAGTTCTTAATGTAAGGATCAACCTGCGGTGTACATCCTCCAAAAATATCAACCGCCGTCGTCACATATTCATCCACAGCTTTCACCCAAACATCATATTCGAAGTGCCCATTATTG tgGTAAGCGTGTTGACAGAAGCCTCAATCTGCGAACATATGGTACTTCCATCGACTGTGCCCAAGAATAAGAGCTATTATGAAACTATCATCTACAATCCTACCAAAGAGCCAATCTCAATAAAGTACAGAAA TAGCTATAAAGGACTCAAGCTTAACTACTTAAATAACTACACAGTGCAGGCAGAGGATTACGTAAAATTGCTTATAACATTTGAACCGAAGAAACTGCAGGATTACAAAGGATTCTTTAACATTAAGTTCGGAATGT CTCCTCCCAGACTTGTGATATTCGAATACACTCCCAGGTCAATGGGTGTATATATGAATAAAGGCTATGTGCATTTTGGGCGCTCCAAATTCAATGAGGAATCTTCACGCACCATAATTGTTTGCAACGAGAGTCCCCATGCAGTCAAAATGAAACATCAATTCCATGTCGAGCTAGATGATCAGGCTGAAGCCAACTCCATGTCGAGATTCTCCAATAATATGTTTGAGGAAGCTATTAGCATGCACAGCATATTGATGTACGACTTCGATGATGAGAATCAGGCCCAAACGATTGTTTATAACGACGACGCTGCCAAACACTTTCATTTAGAAGTGCCTGATGTTATCGAAGCTTTTTCGTCCCACGAGATTGCGCTCACATTTCGACCTTTTTACGATGAAGAAAAACCTTTTCCAGATGACCAGGATCCACCGTACTTTCAGCGCACCAGGATTAACTTTTGCTTCACTGATTCATACGATTGCATGCAGACACACTATGTTCTAACTGATGGCGAAATTAGCGGCATTGAAATCGAAATGTTTCCGAAGACAATTGATTTTCGCAAAATCTACTTGGGAGAGGAGCACTGTGCCTACATCAAAGTCTTGAACGTAGATG ACGTGAATGCCAAAGTTAAGTACAAGGATTGTCTGGAGCCCGAGCTTTGTGGATTGCGAATGACGCCCGCTGAAGGATTCGTTTTGGAGCCCTGTAATCGTGGCGTGTTCCATTTGTCGCTTTTTGTCATTGCGCCCGCCCGTTTCAACATTACACTGCGCTTCAAGGTGGAGAACGGCATGTATTACCATGTGTCGATCAA AGGCACTGGACAAAATGTGCAGCTGCGCACTTTTCCGCAACTTGTTGAGTTTGGAACTGTACCGTTTGCAGTGCCCCAGAAGCGTTTTATGCTTCTCATGAACCCGCTGGCTGTTCCCATTACCCTTCAAGTTCATGCCACTGAGGATGGCGAGGAGCAGCccttaatatttaatattcgtGACTCGAGCAAAATTCTGCCTATTACTGTGCGAGATCCCATCAAGGAACTGCAGCGAGCTCATGAGGACATCCTCGAGGATGTTGACTTGACGCTTGATGCTCGCTTGTCGtcaattgaaaatgatttattatcaGAAAAATCTTACGTCGTCAATGAGTCGGAATATAGCTCGGAATTTGAAGAGGAAGTTATGg AGCCTGTCCCGGCCATGGCCAGTCGTCTGCTGAAGGACCTCAAGAAGCAAAAAGTCTTTGACAAATCGGAAACAGACAAACGCGTTATTCAGGAGGCGCTACAGAATCTCTTGGAGACAAACTACTTTAGCATTTtccaaaaacacaacaacttTATCTTCATGGACTGGAATGGCATACCAAGCGATCCCAATGAAGTGTACTGCGACAATGAGATCATATACCTGCGTCCCAACACCGGACGCAGCATAACCATATTGATAATACCCAATCGAGTTGGATATTTCCATCGATCGCTTACTGTGCGTATTTGCCCGACGATGCCGCCTGGGGACTCTGAGTCAAGCGAGGATCACCAGAAGACTCTTATCAAATCGGAATACCTTTGCTCTAAGCTATGGTTCGAGTACAATTGCTCGACACCAGAGATTGAATGGTACAACATTGTTAACCTGACCGAACTGACTATCTATGCTGGAGaggaatacaattttaatatgctATTTTCCAACGTATCGTCAGTAGGAGGCTTCTTGCACTTTGATGTCATT CCAAATGAGATGAGTTTTCGTGATGGCACTTGGAAGTTTTACATTGGCTCCAAGTCGCAGGTGATCGCCAAATGTGTTGTCGTCTTTCGTATTGTTGGCCACAATAAACTGTCgggtttattaaaaatagtcGGCGACCCACATCCCTATCCCTTTCATTTGTATGGTAACGTTTTACCAACGGAAGTGCGCATCACGCCCATGTTTGTGCATCGGCGAGTTCATGTCTACGAGAAAAATAAGGTGCACTTTTACATTGACAATTTCTCACCGACAAACACGAAGCTGTCAATGAAGCTG AAAGACGATCGGTTTCAATCGCTGACAGTGCGAGGAGGAATGCTAGCGCCTACTGGACAGAGCATGTACACAACAATGGACTCGATGTTTACTGATCCTGATCTGTATCACAATATACTCTACATTGATCTTCAGTTCGATCATGTTATGGAGGTTCCCATCACATTTCTAGTGGAAGGAGTCCCTTTTTACTTTGATCGCAATATGGAAGAAGGCTTTGATGCCGGACTGCTCTTTACCGACCTCAAGGAGGACTTTTATGCacataaatacaagtacaaatTCAAACTGAAAGTATTTAATCGAGGACTGCTCACGTATCGTGCGGCGATATCCCGTTTGAAAACCTATAATCCCAAAGTCAAGTCGTCTGCCTGTACCAATCAACCGCTGACCGCTCGCTTTGAAATTATTCCGAAACTCTTGGAAATGCAACCAAATTCGGAGGCGGAAATTGAGATTTTGATAAGCAGCTATGAGGAAGGAGAATTCTTCAGTGATTTTCTGTGGGACATCACAGAGGTAACACATCCACAGCGTAAGAATGTTATCAAGAACACATACAAAGCAACCTTTGTGGAGTGTGATGTTAGTTGGGATCGCAAACAGCTCGCATTCAACTATAAACCCAGTCAGCCCTTGAAAGAACGCTCCCACATTGAAACCGCCGATCTAATCAACTACACTAATTTAGCTGTAGACAATGTGGAGCTAGAGGCGCAAGGTCCTTTTCGTATCAAGGAGTTGTTTGAGCACAATTTTGAAAAGCAGATCAAGGTCTCGTTGAATAGTCTGGAACGTAAAGAAATACTGGTGATACTAAATAAGGCGGCCTTGAAACAATTATACTGCAGGCAAATTGAAGGACGCATTAATGTGCTTGCCgtcaacaaaatgcaaaaacctCTGCTCCTACGTCTCTCAGTGCAAGTACCCGAAGTCAACATACTCCAACCGGAATTGGTACTCTTTGATCGAGGACAACCATTCGATGATTGCGTCGAGATCATAAACCATGGTTGCTCCTCAGCTAACTTTAAATGGAAACGCATCGAAGTGAGCGAGAACTTTGTTGGCGACGACGATCCTGCCGATCTGGTTGCCGACGTTCTCTCCCAGATTTTGCTTACGCTCGAGTACAATTTTACCTGTGAGGAAGAGTCGAACATGACATTACGCTACCAACAATGTCGCTGTCAGCTTCAAAAGGAAACACAAACTGGGCATCTTATACTTGATATTATTGACGAAATTATTAGTGAAATCGACCTAACAAATCGGCGATTTATTGTACGCATGGACGAGGTAGATGCTTTGCTCGATAACAGCGATATTTACAGTTCTTCGAGTTTTGTTCGTCAGACAATTGACGAAATACTTGACCATCTAAACATTGAGTCCAGCCAGGAGTTGTCATTGGCATCCTCAGAATATTGTTTCTCCGATCGCTTCATTTACTTCTATGAGAAGTGTGGTCTTGTACCTAAGCTGCAACATCAATCATGTCTGCTTCATTTACCACACATTCGCCGGGGACACGAGGTCAAATCGCTGTTCCAACTGGACATTGTTGGTGGTCGGAGTCAATACTTTTCAGTGACACTGGTTAATTTGGCgcagaaaattaaattccacAAGGACAATATCTACTTAAATATCAAG CCTTGGTACGAAAGTTTCAGCTCCATCATACGTATATCGAATGTGACCAAATATCCTCTACAATTGCTGGTTATGCCAATGCTGCCGGAGAGCAAGGAGAAAATACTTACTGATGGATATGCGAAACTTATGCAGGATGAAGAACTAGAGCTCGAACCTTTAGGTGctgataaaattaaaattaacggCATACTGGGACTCAACGAGAACTTTCTGCGCTCCTTCGGTGTGCTGATCAACAACAGTGCTAACAGCTATTTCCGACTGCGTGGCCAAGGGGTGCTGCCCATTTTGAACATAACGACAGTACTTCCCAAGGTGGAACAAAGCAGTTCTGAAATACTGGAGGAATACTCTTTTATGCGCAAAATTTACAACTACGAAACATTCAAGAGCATCACAGAGGTCGATGGAGATATTATGGGTCTTCGGGGCGAAGAGGACGACCAGGAAGACTCCTTCACTATAGATTTCTCGCATCTATCGGAGAGTGATGAGGATATGTCAGCAGCACAAAGACGTCACCACGATTATCGGTTGTTTCAGATGGTAAAGACCTATGTGCTCGTTAATAACAATCAGGAACTGCCGAATGCCACTGTACTTAATCAGATGCTGGTAACGGAGCGTTACTTGCATCGACTGCGAATCAATCCGGAGCTATACGATATCCATCAAAAGGTGTATAATAAGTACATTAGTCTGCACAAAACCCAAGCCTACAAGGCTTCAAATGTCAAGCATTTCACCGTGCAGCCTTTGCCATGTGAACAACTTGCCTATGTTCTGGACCTGGGGCCCCTCACTCTTAATACGCTAAGGCGATTCGAATTGCGACTGCATTTCTTTGGACCAGGCAAACTAATCGCATCTGCACGCACAGCTGTCAAGGTGCCTGGACTCTACGTTGATTTCCATGTGGAAAATCA ACCTGACAAGCAGTTCACCTACTGGGCGGAGAAGTGCAACGCGCCTGAATTCTTTGACAAGGGTTATCGAAACATGTGGGAACGGCTTCTTGACGCGTCAAAGAGTCCCAGACTGAATCACGCACACTCTTTCGACTTTGATAAGTTGACGAGACATCAGCGCGTCTTGACGGACAGAGATCGTCGCATGATCGAGGAGTATTACAACAGTTTGAATCCCTCGGTTTATCCAGACCAAAAGCACCATTTCATACTTGCAAAAGTATTTACCGCGTATCACTCAAATTTTTCTGgcgttgaaattaaattagttggACTATTTAAGCCGGAGTCAAAGTACTACGAACGCGATCAGCGTATAGTCGACTACATTTACATTGAT CTACACATGGGACCCACGCTGCCCATTCTTCTGCGAGGCGTGATCTCAGCGTga